In Paracoccus fistulariae, a single window of DNA contains:
- a CDS encoding condensation domain-containing protein, with translation MTEIGSDAGSAAAVWYDLTAGQMDFWEEFQFHPDQPVSTVAHVIAFNGVLDEAAMLSAIRQTVAEADTLALRFRETEDGRVQQRVDPARVPQVRQLDLRQEPDPEAAARRLMRADIDAPLDLRHAPLSAQMLLRLGERRWFWYSRGHHIILDGYSMSLIEKRVATLYAAALGQGEVGRPFDRLADFLREERDYAQSPAFQTDRSYWRDTLAPHRGDLPVLQKGAEDYGLAPLTADFAMGPDFDAALRDAAARLGMNWADLLTLLSAIWLSLLDPGRRPANGPVWLPYMSRMGSISANIPAMVVNILPLIVDPQPDEPLPTLIGRLSRHFRRHRRHGRYRIEDIARDCGIPSGQRFHFTPLVNVMPFAPPRFHGLETERLVLAAGPGDGFNVSFTGGGTGSGLIASIEADPTIGATEFSGRVTAFRQWIGSVLRDPENAALVPVTATTPTSRVS, from the coding sequence ATGACAGAAATCGGATCCGATGCAGGCAGTGCTGCTGCAGTCTGGTACGACCTGACGGCGGGTCAGATGGATTTCTGGGAAGAGTTCCAGTTCCATCCAGATCAGCCGGTATCGACCGTGGCGCATGTGATTGCCTTCAACGGTGTGCTGGATGAGGCCGCGATGCTGTCGGCCATTCGCCAGACGGTGGCCGAGGCCGACACGCTGGCGCTGCGCTTTCGGGAAACCGAGGATGGACGGGTGCAGCAGAGGGTCGATCCGGCCCGCGTGCCGCAGGTCCGTCAGCTTGACCTGCGACAGGAACCCGACCCCGAGGCCGCCGCCCGCCGCCTGATGCGTGCCGATATCGACGCCCCGCTGGATCTGCGCCACGCGCCGCTGTCGGCACAGATGCTGTTGCGTCTGGGGGAGAGGCGCTGGTTCTGGTACAGCCGCGGGCATCACATCATTCTGGACGGCTACAGCATGTCGCTGATCGAGAAACGCGTGGCGACCCTCTATGCCGCGGCACTGGGGCAGGGTGAGGTGGGGCGCCCCTTCGACAGGCTCGCCGATTTCCTGCGAGAAGAGCGCGACTATGCGCAAAGCCCGGCCTTCCAGACCGATCGCAGCTATTGGCGCGACACACTGGCCCCGCATCGGGGCGATCTGCCGGTGCTGCAAAAGGGGGCGGAGGATTACGGGCTGGCGCCCCTGACCGCCGATTTCGCGATGGGCCCCGATTTCGATGCCGCTTTGCGGGATGCCGCCGCCCGGTTGGGCATGAACTGGGCGGATCTTCTGACCCTGCTGTCCGCGATCTGGCTGTCGCTTCTGGACCCCGGCCGCCGGCCCGCCAATGGGCCGGTCTGGCTGCCTTACATGAGCCGGATGGGCAGTATCAGCGCCAATATTCCCGCCATGGTGGTCAACATCCTGCCCCTGATCGTCGATCCTCAGCCGGATGAGCCGCTGCCCACGCTGATCGGGCGCCTGTCGCGGCACTTCCGCCGTCACCGCCGCCACGGCCGCTACCGGATTGAGGATATAGCCCGCGATTGCGGCATCCCCTCGGGCCAGCGCTTCCATTTCACGCCTCTGGTCAACGTCATGCCCTTCGCCCCGCCGCGTTTTCATGGGCTGGAAACGGAACGCCTCGTCCTGGCCGCCGGACCGGGCGACGGTTTCAACGTCTCATTCACGGGCGGCGGCACCGGATCAGGTCTGATCGCCTCTATCGAGGCAGACCCGACCATAGGCGCGACCGAATTCTCTGGCCGCGTGACGGCATTTCGGCAGTGGATCGGATCGGTCCTGCGCGATCCGGAAAATGCGGCCTTGGTTCCGGTGACCGCGACAACGCCGACCTCCCGTGTTTCTTGA
- a CDS encoding 4'-phosphopantetheinyl transferase family protein — MTLCLPAPPTIPAGTAFAFCDHEDADPDAVPPDLHGAARRRRLDHAAGRRAAADALRVLTGRAAPVPRADSGAPVWPAGISGAISHAQGRAVAIVGWSAHHAGLGIDLESVTRRPQDLARVTLAPHERAQLGPQPDATTITLSFSAKESLFKALYPSVQEHFGFDAAEIIRLDRQGGVLRLCRALPPWGEGSEFPFHWTIWRGQVLTLLAATHVQARSVAPPST, encoded by the coding sequence ATGACCCTGTGCCTGCCCGCGCCGCCGACGATCCCGGCGGGCACGGCCTTCGCGTTCTGCGACCATGAGGATGCAGACCCTGATGCCGTGCCGCCCGATCTGCATGGCGCGGCGCGACGGCGGCGGCTGGATCATGCGGCTGGACGCCGGGCCGCCGCTGATGCCCTGCGGGTGCTGACGGGCCGCGCGGCGCCGGTCCCGCGCGCAGATAGCGGCGCGCCGGTCTGGCCTGCGGGCATCAGCGGCGCGATCAGCCATGCGCAGGGCCGCGCGGTCGCGATCGTGGGCTGGTCGGCGCATCATGCCGGGCTTGGGATCGATCTGGAAAGCGTCACGCGGCGCCCGCAGGATCTGGCGCGGGTGACCCTTGCCCCGCACGAGCGTGCGCAGCTTGGGCCTCAGCCGGATGCCACCACCATCACCCTGTCATTTTCGGCCAAGGAATCGCTGTTCAAGGCGCTTTATCCCAGCGTGCAGGAACATTTCGGCTTCGACGCGGCCGAAATCATCCGGCTTGACCGGCAGGGCGGCGTGCTGCGGCTGTGCCGCGCGCTGCCGCCCTGGGGCGAGGGATCCGAATTCCCGTTTCACTGGACGATCTGGCGCGGGCAGGTGCTGACGCTGCTTGCCGCTACCCATGTTCAGGCGCGCAGCGTGGCCCCGCCATCGACGTAA
- a CDS encoding glycosyltransferase family 61 protein — protein sequence MQSEKSLFEHKEIVPTFRIAPSVVFSARSFFIDRAIPGCDVIQLPEKIMPAGEVKIVEEGAMTMQPRLKMRDRLRGRGREPTIDFHEELYIDFRYNSPQNWSHLLNRHIPLLAFAESALGQNISNINVIFPKNMPKHGRDLIINLGINSHFTDGPVTGSCIKIFQSHGNVHRPHSHKWINSSSIIEKLNKIGSSKDVLPQRILIARRGSRTILNQEEIEISLRQRGFRTIYAEDLHVNDQIRLFSECETIVAIHGAALGPLLYRLSNNAKVTNIVEIIPCGIASDIFRMMAQQVGCRWIGVRGKMKPKYVKPAYNMKQKFFSKFQNDSFEVDPVSLLSALDHVWNADDFRFAPLKELSEGYL from the coding sequence ATGCAAAGTGAAAAGTCTCTTTTTGAGCATAAAGAAATAGTACCAACCTTTCGAATTGCTCCCTCAGTAGTGTTTTCTGCTAGATCTTTTTTTATAGACCGAGCCATACCAGGCTGTGACGTCATTCAACTGCCAGAAAAAATCATGCCTGCAGGCGAAGTAAAAATAGTAGAAGAGGGCGCAATGACAATGCAACCTCGGCTAAAGATGCGCGATCGCCTCCGAGGACGAGGGCGAGAGCCGACAATTGATTTTCATGAAGAACTATACATTGACTTCAGATATAATAGTCCACAAAATTGGTCTCACCTACTCAACCGGCACATTCCCCTACTTGCTTTTGCCGAATCGGCTTTAGGGCAGAACATTTCAAATATAAATGTTATTTTCCCTAAAAATATGCCAAAACATGGGCGTGATTTGATAATTAATCTTGGCATAAATTCTCATTTTACAGATGGACCCGTCACAGGATCATGTATAAAAATATTCCAGAGTCATGGAAATGTTCACAGACCACATTCACATAAATGGATTAATTCATCATCTATAATTGAAAAATTAAATAAAATTGGCTCTAGCAAGGACGTACTTCCCCAAAGAATACTAATAGCACGACGGGGATCGCGCACCATCCTAAACCAAGAAGAAATCGAGATTTCGCTGCGCCAAAGGGGTTTCAGAACCATATACGCAGAAGACCTACACGTAAATGATCAAATCAGATTATTTTCTGAATGTGAGACAATTGTCGCGATTCATGGAGCAGCTCTTGGCCCGCTGCTGTATAGACTTTCCAATAACGCCAAAGTAACGAACATTGTCGAGATCATTCCCTGCGGCATAGCCAGCGATATTTTTCGTATGATGGCACAGCAAGTGGGATGCCGCTGGATCGGCGTAAGGGGCAAAATGAAACCTAAGTATGTAAAACCCGCTTATAATATGAAACAAAAATTTTTTTCAAAGTTCCAAAATGATAGCTTTGAAGTAGATCCTGTCTCTCTTCTCAGCGCATTGGATCATGTATGGAATGCTGATGACTTCAGATTCGCCCCTCTCAAAGAACTATCAGAAGGCTATCTGTAG
- the bmt gene encoding betaine--homocysteine S-methyltransferase: MADPLTQLLADRDWLMADGATGTNLFNMGLPSDEPPEFWNTEHPDRIRKLHQDAVDAGADLFLTNSFGGNASRLKLRNAAARVTELNRVAAEIGREVADRAGRRVVVAGSMGPTGEIMAPMGGLSHDSAVEMFHEQAEALKAGGADVLWLETISSEEEYRAAAEAIDLTGMPWCGMMSFDTAGRTLMGLTPAQLASLVERLTNSPLAYGANCGVGASDLLRAVQALTATGNERPLIAKGNAGIPRMEHGHLHYDGTPELMAKYAVLARDLGVRIIGGCCGTTPDHLRAMREALETRPRGPRPTPETIAAQLDGSGPDRDGAL, encoded by the coding sequence ATGGCCGACCCACTCACCCAGCTTCTGGCGGATCGTGACTGGCTGATGGCGGATGGTGCCACCGGCACGAATCTGTTCAACATGGGGCTGCCTTCCGATGAACCACCCGAATTCTGGAATACCGAACATCCCGACCGCATCCGCAAACTGCATCAGGACGCGGTGGATGCGGGCGCCGATCTGTTTCTGACCAACAGCTTCGGCGGCAATGCCAGCCGCCTGAAACTGCGCAATGCCGCCGCCCGCGTGACCGAGCTCAACCGGGTTGCCGCCGAAATCGGGCGCGAGGTCGCGGATCGCGCCGGGCGCCGCGTCGTGGTGGCGGGCAGCATGGGCCCCACCGGAGAGATCATGGCCCCGATGGGCGGGCTGAGCCATGACAGCGCGGTCGAGATGTTTCACGAACAGGCCGAGGCGCTGAAGGCCGGGGGCGCGGATGTGCTGTGGCTGGAAACCATCAGCTCGGAAGAGGAATACCGCGCCGCCGCCGAAGCCATCGACCTGACCGGCATGCCCTGGTGCGGGATGATGAGCTTTGACACCGCTGGTCGCACGCTGATGGGTCTGACGCCCGCGCAGCTGGCATCGCTGGTCGAGCGGTTGACGAACAGCCCGCTGGCCTATGGCGCCAATTGCGGTGTCGGCGCCTCGGACCTGCTGCGCGCGGTGCAGGCGCTGACGGCCACCGGCAATGAACGCCCGCTGATCGCCAAGGGCAATGCCGGCATCCCGCGCATGGAACACGGGCACCTGCATTATGACGGCACGCCGGAACTGATGGCGAAATATGCGGTGCTGGCGCGCGATCTGGGCGTGCGGATCATCGGCGGCTGCTGCGGCACCACGCCCGACCACCTGCGCGCCATGCGCGAGGCGCTGGAAACCCGCCCCCGCGGCCCCCGCCCCACTCCGGAAACCATCGCCGCACAACTGGACGGCAGCGGCCCGGACCGCGACGGCGCGCTGTAG
- a CDS encoding (2,3-dihydroxybenzoyl)adenylate synthase has translation MLIDFCRFPADLAARYRARGYWIDEPLTRALDESTRATPEAIAVIDGDRQLSYRELSDAVANLADRLRRDGLGRGDTAVVQLPNCAEFIITFHALLRAGIVPVNAIYSHRQLEMGNYIQQLKPALLIGDHAHELFATGDFLDGLTTRGQAPRRVILKDSPDADTALSAWLAGTGQARLPADPTPPDEVAFFQLSGGSTGTPKLIPRTHNDYDYSIRASAEICGLDRQTRFLCALPAAHNFTMSSPGILGVLHAGGCIVMAPSPDPAACFRLIAEHRVTVAALVPSAVQLWQRHAALAGPPAPLRHLLVGGASFTPEIARAVPDVLNCQLQQVFGMAEGLVNYTRLDDDPETVMSMQGRPISPDDDIRLLDETGRPVPDGQPGALSVRGPYTFRGYFKSPEHNSQAFDKDGFYHSGDVVIRRPDGYLRVVGRIKDQINRGGEKVAAEEIEALLMRHPLIRQAALVAMPDAMLGERSVAVIVSNGSVKSSTLRRHLRDLGLADYKLPDRFHQTDSLPLTHIGKTDKRRLREMLQAADARQGVPA, from the coding sequence GTGCTGATTGATTTCTGCCGCTTCCCCGCCGATCTGGCCGCCCGTTATCGCGCGCGCGGCTATTGGATCGATGAACCGCTGACGCGTGCGCTGGACGAATCGACCAGAGCCACGCCCGAGGCCATCGCGGTGATCGACGGTGACCGGCAGCTCAGCTATCGCGAACTGTCCGATGCGGTGGCGAATCTGGCCGACAGGCTGCGCCGCGATGGGCTGGGCCGGGGCGATACGGCGGTGGTGCAATTGCCGAATTGCGCCGAATTCATCATCACCTTCCATGCCCTGCTGCGTGCGGGGATCGTGCCGGTGAACGCGATCTACAGCCATCGACAACTGGAAATGGGCAATTATATCCAGCAGTTGAAACCAGCACTGCTGATCGGCGATCACGCGCATGAACTGTTCGCGACCGGGGATTTTCTGGACGGGCTGACGACGCGCGGGCAAGCGCCGCGCCGCGTGATCCTGAAAGACAGCCCGGATGCGGACACCGCGCTGTCGGCATGGCTGGCCGGGACCGGGCAAGCCCGGCTGCCCGCCGATCCGACCCCGCCCGATGAGGTGGCCTTCTTTCAGTTGTCTGGCGGCAGCACCGGCACGCCTAAGCTGATCCCGCGCACCCATAACGATTACGACTACAGCATCCGGGCCAGCGCAGAGATCTGCGGGCTGGATCGGCAGACGCGCTTTCTTTGCGCGCTGCCTGCCGCGCATAATTTCACCATGAGCTCTCCGGGCATTCTGGGGGTTCTGCATGCCGGAGGCTGCATCGTGATGGCGCCCTCGCCCGATCCGGCGGCCTGCTTCCGGCTGATCGCAGAGCATCGGGTGACGGTTGCGGCGCTGGTGCCCTCGGCCGTTCAACTGTGGCAGCGTCATGCCGCGCTGGCCGGGCCGCCCGCGCCGCTGCGGCATCTGCTGGTCGGCGGTGCCAGCTTCACGCCCGAGATCGCCCGCGCCGTGCCGGATGTTCTGAACTGTCAGCTTCAGCAGGTCTTTGGCATGGCCGAGGGGCTGGTGAATTATACCCGGCTGGATGACGATCCGGAAACGGTGATGTCGATGCAGGGTCGCCCGATCAGCCCCGATGATGACATCCGTCTGCTGGATGAGACGGGGCGCCCCGTGCCCGATGGTCAGCCCGGCGCGCTGTCGGTGCGCGGCCCCTATACCTTTCGCGGCTATTTCAAAAGCCCGGAACATAATTCGCAGGCCTTTGACAAGGACGGGTTTTATCATTCCGGGGACGTGGTGATCCGGCGGCCTGACGGCTATCTGCGGGTCGTCGGGCGGATCAAGGATCAGATCAATCGTGGCGGCGAAAAGGTCGCGGCGGAAGAGATTGAGGCTCTGCTGATGCGCCATCCGCTGATCCGTCAGGCGGCGCTGGTCGCCATGCCGGATGCGATGCTGGGCGAACGCAGCGTGGCGGTGATTGTCAGCAACGGCTCGGTCAAATCATCGACGCTCAGGCGTCATCTGCGCGATCTCGGGCTGGCCGATTACAAGCTGCCCGACCGCTTTCACCAGACCGACAGCCTGCCGCTGACCCATATCGGCAAGACCGACAAACGCCGCCTGCGAGAGATGCTGCAGGCCGCAGATGCAAGACAAGGAGTTCCCGCATGA
- the speB gene encoding agmatinase has protein sequence MALEDAKNQVDQAFTRSDPRGLSYENAFGGAVSFLRRRYGKDLAGVDLAVTGIPFDQAVTHRPGTRFGPRAIREASTLQPYDPPYGWGYDPLSLLNVLDYGDMAFDYANTREVPARIEAHIGAIMDGGAAPVTLGGDHFITLPILRAVAARRGPVALIQFDAHSDTWVDDDPERIDHGTFLYKAIREGVVDPSASVSVGIRADNPDTLGVTILDAPLLHREGVEAVLRRIRQVIGERPVYITFDIDALDPAFAPGTGTPVWGGLASWQAAALLRGLAGVDLIGGDVVEVSPPYDGTGATAIAGAHVAMELIALYGWTRR, from the coding sequence ATGGCACTGGAAGATGCGAAGAATCAGGTGGATCAGGCGTTCACGCGCAGCGATCCGCGGGGCTTGTCCTATGAAAATGCCTTTGGCGGCGCGGTGAGTTTTCTGCGGCGGCGTTATGGCAAGGATCTGGCCGGGGTGGATCTGGCGGTGACGGGAATTCCCTTCGATCAGGCGGTGACGCATCGGCCTGGCACGCGATTCGGGCCGCGCGCGATCCGCGAGGCCTCGACCCTGCAGCCCTATGATCCGCCCTATGGCTGGGGCTATGATCCGCTGAGCCTGCTGAACGTTCTGGATTACGGTGACATGGCCTTTGACTATGCCAATACGCGCGAGGTTCCGGCGCGGATCGAGGCGCATATCGGCGCCATCATGGATGGCGGGGCGGCGCCGGTGACGCTGGGCGGGGATCATTTCATCACCTTGCCGATCCTGAGGGCGGTGGCGGCGCGGCGTGGCCCGGTGGCGCTGATTCAGTTCGACGCCCATTCCGATACCTGGGTCGATGACGATCCCGAGCGGATCGATCATGGCACCTTTCTTTACAAGGCGATCCGGGAAGGGGTGGTCGATCCGTCGGCCAGTGTCTCGGTCGGGATCCGCGCCGACAATCCCGATACGCTGGGCGTGACCATTCTGGATGCGCCGCTGCTGCATCGCGAGGGAGTCGAGGCCGTGTTGCGGCGGATCCGGCAGGTCATCGGGGAGCGTCCGGTCTATATCACCTTTGACATCGATGCGCTGGACCCGGCCTTTGCGCCGGGCACGGGGACGCCCGTCTGGGGCGGGTTGGCCTCTTGGCAGGCGGCGGCGCTGTTGCGCGGGCTGGCGGGGGTCGATCTGATCGGGGGCGATGTGGTCGAGGTGTCACCGCCCTATGACGGCACCGGCGCGACGGCGATTGCCGGGGCCCATGTCGCGATGGAACTGATCGCGCTTTACGGCTGGACGCGGCGCTGA
- the prmC gene encoding peptide chain release factor N(5)-glutamine methyltransferase yields MKLAEARARAALQLRQAGISGGDRDADRILAAILSVEPGRLRMIEDRVLSAAELDRLWTGIAARAQHQPVAQIVGFRDFYAHRFRVTPDTLDPRPETEALVEAALSLPWNSVLDLGTGTGAILISVLAARAGARGMGTDLSPAALEVARQNAAQIGVTAQFRQADWYEGVEGRFDLILSNPPYIAADEMAGLSPDVRLWEPESALTDGADGLSAYRIIAAGAARHLTAGGNALVEIGPTQADAVRSFFNDAGALTRVIADLDGRDRVILARFPG; encoded by the coding sequence ATGAAGCTGGCAGAGGCGCGGGCCAGGGCCGCCCTGCAATTGCGGCAGGCGGGGATATCCGGCGGCGACCGGGATGCGGATCGCATTCTGGCCGCGATCCTGTCGGTCGAGCCGGGGCGGCTGCGGATGATCGAGGATCGCGTGCTCTCGGCTGCGGAACTGGACCGGCTGTGGACCGGCATTGCCGCCCGCGCGCAGCATCAGCCGGTGGCGCAGATCGTCGGCTTTCGCGATTTCTATGCTCATCGCTTCAGGGTGACGCCCGATACGCTGGACCCGCGCCCCGAGACCGAGGCGCTGGTCGAGGCGGCGCTTTCATTGCCCTGGAACTCGGTCCTGGATCTGGGGACGGGGACGGGGGCGATCCTGATCTCGGTCCTGGCGGCACGTGCAGGGGCGCGGGGCATGGGCACCGACCTGTCACCGGCCGCGCTGGAGGTGGCGCGTCAGAATGCCGCCCAGATCGGTGTGACGGCGCAGTTCCGGCAGGCCGATTGGTATGAGGGGGTCGAGGGCCGCTTTGACCTGATTCTGTCCAACCCGCCCTATATCGCCGCGGATGAGATGGCGGGCCTCTCGCCCGATGTTCGCCTGTGGGAGCCGGAATCGGCGCTGACCGATGGCGCTGACGGGCTAAGCGCCTATCGCATCATTGCGGCTGGCGCGGCGCGGCATCTGACGGCCGGCGGAAATGCGCTGGTCGAGATCGGCCCCACCCAGGCCGATGCCGTCAGGTCATTTTTCAACGATGCCGGGGCCTTGACCCGTGTGATTGCCGATCTGGATGGCCGCGATCGTGTGATTTTGGCACGGTTTCCGGGCTGA
- the rpsR gene encoding 30S ribosomal protein S18 — MANKPFFRRRKVDPFGGDNAPKIDYKDTRLLQRYISERGKIVPSRITAVSAKNQRKLAQAIKRARFLALLPYVVK, encoded by the coding sequence ATGGCGAACAAACCGTTCTTCCGTCGTCGCAAGGTCGATCCGTTCGGTGGCGACAACGCCCCCAAGATCGACTACAAGGACACCCGTCTGCTGCAGCGTTACATTTCCGAACGCGGCAAGATCGTTCCCTCGCGCATCACGGCCGTCTCGGCCAAGAACCAGCGCAAACTGGCACAGGCAATCAAGCGCGCCCGCTTTCTGGCGCTGCTGCCCTATGTCGTGAAGTAA
- a CDS encoding phosphopantetheine-binding protein — MTLTRNWLNDQIAAMVEDEDEIAPDESLILFGLDSIRVMEFIGTLEEQGIKVSFEELISKPTPNAWWALIEAKTPVHQPG, encoded by the coding sequence ATGACATTGACCCGCAACTGGCTGAACGACCAGATCGCCGCCATGGTCGAGGATGAGGACGAGATCGCCCCCGATGAAAGCCTGATCCTGTTCGGGCTGGATTCGATCCGCGTCATGGAATTCATCGGCACGCTGGAGGAACAGGGCATCAAGGTCAGCTTCGAGGAGCTGATTTCAAAGCCCACGCCAAATGCCTGGTGGGCGTTGATCGAGGCCAAAACCCCGGTCCATCAGCCCGGATGA
- the rplI gene encoding 50S ribosomal protein L9, with product MQVILLERVAKLGQMGEVVNVKEGYARNFLLPQRKALRASDANIKAFEDQKVQLEARNAESKADAQKVADKLDGETFIIIRSASDAGALYGSVTTRDAADAATEAGFTIDRKQVVLGQPIKDLGLHDVAVVLHPEVEATIVLNVARSSEEAELQAQGKSIQDLAAEADAEAEFEIAELFDDIGGASAEDDAEEPAQN from the coding sequence ATGCAAGTCATCCTGCTGGAACGTGTGGCGAAGCTTGGCCAGATGGGCGAAGTCGTCAACGTCAAAGAGGGCTATGCCCGCAACTTCCTGCTGCCGCAGCGCAAGGCTCTGCGCGCCTCGGATGCCAATATCAAGGCTTTCGAAGACCAGAAGGTGCAGCTGGAAGCCCGCAACGCCGAATCCAAGGCCGACGCCCAGAAGGTCGCCGACAAGCTGGACGGTGAAACCTTCATCATCATCCGCTCGGCCTCTGATGCCGGTGCGCTTTACGGTTCGGTCACGACCCGCGACGCCGCCGATGCCGCGACCGAGGCAGGCTTCACCATCGACCGCAAGCAGGTCGTTCTGGGCCAGCCGATCAAGGATCTGGGCCTGCACGACGTTGCTGTCGTCCTGCATCCCGAAGTCGAAGCCACCATCGTTCTGAACGTCGCCCGTTCGAGCGAAGAGGCAGAACTGCAGGCGCAGGGCAAGTCGATCCAGGATCTGGCTGCCGAGGCCGACGCCGAGGCCGAATTCGAAATCGCCGAACTGTTCGACGATATCGGCGGCGCCTCTGCCGAAGACGATGCGGAAGAGCCCGCACAGAACTAA
- the rpsF gene encoding 30S ribosomal protein S6, which translates to MPLYEHVLIARQDLSNTQAEGLIEHFSTVLADNGGKVVDNEYWGVRTLAYKINKNRKGHYAFLRTDAPSAAVQEMERLARLHDDVMRVMTIKVDEHEEGPSVQMQKREERGERRERRDRN; encoded by the coding sequence ATGCCTCTGTACGAGCATGTGCTGATCGCCCGCCAGGACCTGTCGAACACGCAGGCCGAAGGGCTGATCGAACATTTCTCGACCGTTCTCGCCGATAATGGCGGCAAGGTCGTGGATAACGAATATTGGGGTGTCCGCACCCTCGCCTACAAGATCAACAAGAACCGCAAAGGCCATTACGCCTTCCTGCGCACCGACGCGCCCTCGGCCGCCGTGCAGGAAATGGAACGCCTGGCCCGTCTGCATGACGATGTCATGCGCGTCATGACCATCAAGGTCGACGAGCACGAGGAAGGCCCCTCGGTTCAGATGCAGAAGCGCGAAGAACGTGGCGAGCGCCGCGAACGTCGCGACCGCAACTAA
- the prfA gene encoding peptide chain release factor 1: MLPEDRLAQIAQRFEFLEAQLNAGAAPDQIARISREYSELKPVVEEIGQWRAARDGMAEAQAMLADPEMRELAEDELARLQAELPGLEQRLRVALLPKDAADARPAIVEIRPGTGGDEAALFAGDLLSMYRRHAEAQGWNFQLLDLTETELGGVKEATARIEGEGVFARLKYESGVHRVQRVPETESGGRIHTSAATVAVLPEAEDVDIDIPAGDIRIDTMRASGAGGQHVNTTDSAVRITHLPTGIVVTSSEKSQHQNRANAMAVLRARLYDIERQRADAERAADRKSQVGSGDRSERIRTYNFPQGRMTDHRINLTLYALDKVMAGDLTEIIDALIAHDQAERLAAQG; this comes from the coding sequence ATGCTGCCAGAAGATCGCCTTGCCCAGATTGCCCAGCGGTTCGAGTTTCTCGAAGCGCAGTTGAATGCCGGTGCCGCCCCGGATCAGATCGCGCGGATCAGTCGCGAATATTCCGAACTGAAGCCTGTGGTGGAGGAGATCGGGCAATGGCGTGCTGCGCGCGATGGCATGGCAGAGGCGCAGGCGATGCTGGCAGATCCCGAGATGCGGGAACTGGCTGAGGATGAGCTGGCCCGTCTGCAGGCGGAGCTGCCGGGGCTGGAGCAGCGCTTGCGGGTGGCGCTGTTGCCCAAGGATGCGGCGGATGCGCGCCCGGCGATTGTCGAGATCAGGCCGGGCACAGGGGGCGATGAAGCCGCGCTGTTCGCGGGCGATCTGTTGTCCATGTATCGCCGTCATGCCGAGGCGCAGGGCTGGAATTTCCAGCTTCTGGATCTGACCGAGACCGAGTTGGGCGGCGTCAAGGAAGCTACAGCGCGGATCGAGGGTGAGGGGGTCTTTGCCCGGCTGAAATACGAATCCGGCGTGCATCGGGTGCAGCGCGTTCCCGAGACGGAGTCGGGCGGCCGCATTCACACCAGCGCTGCGACCGTAGCCGTGCTGCCAGAGGCCGAGGATGTCGATATCGACATCCCGGCGGGCGATATCCGCATTGATACCATGCGCGCCAGCGGTGCGGGCGGGCAGCATGTGAACACCACGGATTCGGCGGTGCGGATCACCCATCTGCCGACCGGGATCGTGGTCACAAGTTCGGAAAAATCGCAGCATCAGAACCGGGCCAATGCCATGGCCGTCCTGCGCGCGCGGCTTTACGATATCGAGCGTCAGCGGGCCGATGCCGAACGTGCGGCGGATCGCAAGAGCCAGGTCGGCAGCGGCGATCGCAGCGAGCGGATCCGGACCTATAATTTCCCGCAGGGCCGGATGACCGATCATCGGATCAACCTGACGCTTTATGCGCTGGACAAGGTGATGGCGGGGGATCTGACCGAGATCATCGATGCGCTGATCGCGCATGATCAGGCGGAACGGCTGGCGGCCCAAGGATGA